The following proteins are co-located in the Pseudomonas synxantha genome:
- a CDS encoding indolepyruvate ferredoxin oxidoreductase family protein — protein MSAAPSLDDKYIQHSGNVLLTGIQALVRLPLMQRQRDLANGLNTAGFISGYRGSPLGGFDQALWKARDYLKEHHTVFHPGMNEDLAATSIWGTQQVNLFEGATYDGVFGMWYGKGPGVDRCGDVFRHANAAGTSAFGGVLAIAGDDHGARSSSLPHQTEHIFKAVMMPVLAPSGVQEYLDYGMHGWAMSRYSGCWVALKAVADTVESAAVVDIDIHRVQPVIPDIPLPEGGLNIRWPDPPLAQEQRLLEHKLYAALAYARVNRLDRIVMDSPGARIGIVTSGKSYLDVCQALKILGIDDALAQQIGLRVYKVGMVWPLEAEGVRQFAEGLEEIVVVEEKRHLIEYQLKEELYNWREDVRPRIVGKFDDKGEWSLPHTDWLLPATNDLTPAMIARALAKRILRLHQSGPLQVRLAVLDAQLASKHQFSNLMDRVPHYCSGCPHNTSTKVPEGSRALAGIGCHYMAAWIYPQTQTFSQMGGEGVAWIGQAPFTATEHVFANLGDGTYFHSGILAIRAAVAANVQITYKILYNDAVAMTGGQPVDGSLSVAQISRQLAAEGVQRIVVVSEDVDKYQHIDDLADGVPVLRRDKMDAVQQELRQFKGVSAIIYDQTCAAEKRRRRKRGKFPDPARRVVINEAVCEGCGDCSSKSNCMSVVAVETEFGRKREIDQSSCNKDFTCLNGFCPSFVTVEGGTLRKPKPLANTEEAWNLPTPAVAALDEPYSILVTGVGGTGVVTIGALLGMAAFIEGKGTLNLDMAGMAQKGGAVWSHIRIAARQDQLFAPRIAEGEAALLLGCDLVVSANTETLSKLRQGVTHALVNCEESITSAFVRTFALQAQSGDLLKHPDPTFHTHSMSAQISEAVGPDQADFVDASKVATALMGDSIATNTFMLGYACQKGWLPVGEAALLQAIELNGTAVAFNLSAFAWGRRSAQDLPRVLRKLRDANVQNAERTLSKDLQQSVTPRVNALGAYQNAALGQRYQQRVKQFMAAETALLGQPGALSASVARHYFKVLAIKDEYEVARLFTDGRFLQNIQAQFEGDYRLRFHLAPPVLNRTNPGAEAKKRSYGPWMLQGFKLLASLKGLRNTWLDPFGYTHERKVERAWLANYESILDELLAGLTPDNLALAQDLADLPDSVRGYGPVKERYLTHAYQRQAQLLEQWRRGPSAMFHDAAQGTGKIAVTHL, from the coding sequence ATGAGTGCCGCCCCGTCCCTGGACGACAAGTACATCCAGCACAGCGGAAACGTTTTGCTCACCGGCATTCAAGCGCTGGTGCGCCTGCCGCTGATGCAGCGGCAACGCGACCTGGCGAATGGCTTGAACACTGCCGGGTTCATTTCCGGCTACCGTGGCTCGCCGCTGGGTGGGTTCGACCAGGCACTATGGAAAGCGCGCGACTACCTCAAGGAGCACCACACGGTGTTCCATCCAGGCATGAACGAGGACCTCGCGGCGACCTCGATCTGGGGCACCCAGCAGGTCAATCTGTTTGAAGGCGCGACCTACGATGGCGTGTTTGGCATGTGGTACGGCAAGGGCCCGGGGGTGGACCGCTGTGGTGATGTGTTCCGCCACGCCAATGCCGCCGGCACCTCCGCGTTTGGCGGTGTGCTGGCAATTGCCGGGGATGACCATGGCGCCCGCTCCTCTTCGCTGCCGCACCAGACCGAGCATATTTTCAAGGCGGTGATGATGCCGGTGCTGGCGCCGTCAGGCGTGCAGGAGTACCTCGACTACGGCATGCATGGCTGGGCCATGTCGCGTTACTCCGGTTGCTGGGTGGCGCTCAAGGCCGTCGCCGATACCGTGGAGAGCGCGGCGGTGGTCGATATCGACATCCATCGCGTGCAGCCGGTGATCCCGGATATCCCCCTGCCCGAGGGCGGCTTGAATATCCGCTGGCCCGACCCGCCGCTGGCGCAGGAACAACGCCTGCTGGAACACAAACTGTATGCCGCCCTGGCCTATGCCCGGGTCAACCGCCTCGACCGGATCGTCATGGATTCGCCCGGCGCACGCATCGGCATCGTGACCTCCGGTAAGTCATACCTGGACGTGTGCCAGGCCCTGAAAATCCTCGGCATCGATGACGCCCTCGCGCAACAGATCGGCCTGCGCGTGTACAAGGTCGGCATGGTCTGGCCCCTGGAAGCCGAGGGTGTGCGCCAGTTTGCCGAAGGCCTGGAAGAGATCGTGGTGGTGGAAGAAAAGCGCCACTTGATCGAATACCAATTGAAAGAAGAGCTCTACAACTGGCGCGAAGACGTGCGCCCGCGCATCGTCGGCAAGTTCGATGACAAGGGCGAATGGAGCCTGCCCCACACCGACTGGCTGCTCCCCGCCACCAACGACCTGACCCCGGCGATGATTGCCCGAGCCTTGGCCAAGCGCATTTTGCGCCTGCACCAAAGCGGGCCATTGCAGGTGCGCCTGGCGGTGCTGGACGCGCAATTGGCGAGCAAACACCAGTTCAGCAACCTGATGGACCGCGTCCCCCACTATTGCTCCGGCTGCCCCCACAACACCTCGACCAAAGTGCCCGAGGGCAGTCGCGCGCTGGCCGGCATCGGCTGCCATTACATGGCGGCGTGGATCTACCCGCAGACCCAGACCTTCAGCCAGATGGGCGGCGAAGGTGTGGCCTGGATCGGCCAGGCGCCCTTCACGGCCACCGAGCATGTATTCGCCAACCTGGGCGACGGCACGTACTTCCACTCCGGCATTCTGGCGATTCGCGCGGCCGTCGCCGCCAACGTCCAGATCACCTACAAGATTCTCTACAACGATGCGGTTGCCATGACCGGCGGCCAGCCCGTGGACGGCAGCCTGAGCGTCGCGCAAATCAGCCGGCAGCTGGCCGCCGAAGGCGTGCAGCGCATTGTGGTGGTCAGCGAGGATGTCGATAAGTACCAGCACATCGATGACCTGGCCGACGGCGTGCCCGTGCTGCGTCGCGACAAAATGGACGCGGTTCAGCAAGAGCTGCGCCAGTTCAAGGGCGTGTCCGCGATCATCTATGACCAGACCTGCGCCGCCGAAAAACGCCGGCGCCGCAAGCGCGGTAAATTCCCCGACCCGGCACGTCGGGTGGTGATCAACGAAGCGGTGTGCGAGGGCTGCGGCGACTGCAGCAGCAAGTCCAACTGCATGTCGGTGGTGGCCGTGGAAACCGAGTTCGGGCGCAAGCGCGAAATCGACCAGTCGTCCTGCAACAAGGATTTCACCTGCCTCAACGGCTTCTGCCCCAGCTTTGTCACGGTCGAAGGCGGCACCCTGCGCAAACCCAAGCCGCTGGCCAACACCGAGGAAGCCTGGAACCTGCCGACCCCGGCCGTCGCGGCGCTGGATGAGCCCTATAGCATCCTGGTGACAGGCGTTGGCGGCACCGGTGTGGTGACCATCGGCGCACTGCTCGGCATGGCGGCCTTTATCGAAGGCAAGGGCACCCTCAACCTGGACATGGCCGGCATGGCGCAAAAAGGCGGCGCCGTGTGGTCGCATATCCGCATTGCCGCACGCCAGGACCAGCTGTTCGCCCCACGTATCGCCGAAGGTGAGGCCGCGCTGCTGCTGGGGTGCGACCTGGTGGTAAGTGCCAACACCGAAACCCTGTCGAAACTGCGCCAGGGCGTGACCCATGCGCTGGTCAATTGCGAAGAAAGCATCACCAGTGCCTTTGTCCGCACCTTTGCCTTGCAGGCGCAAAGCGGGGATTTGCTCAAACACCCCGACCCGACCTTCCATACCCACAGCATGAGCGCGCAGATCAGCGAAGCGGTCGGCCCCGACCAGGCGGACTTTGTGGATGCGAGCAAGGTTGCCACGGCGCTGATGGGCGATTCGATTGCCACCAACACCTTCATGCTCGGCTACGCCTGCCAGAAAGGCTGGCTGCCGGTGGGTGAAGCGGCCTTGCTGCAAGCGATTGAACTGAACGGTACGGCGGTGGCGTTCAACCTGTCGGCTTTCGCCTGGGGCCGGCGCAGCGCGCAGGACTTGCCGCGGGTGCTGCGAAAGTTGCGCGACGCCAACGTGCAGAACGCCGAGCGCACGCTCTCCAAAGACCTGCAACAAAGCGTGACACCCCGCGTGAACGCACTCGGCGCCTACCAGAACGCCGCCCTCGGGCAACGCTACCAGCAGCGGGTCAAGCAGTTCATGGCTGCAGAAACCGCCCTGCTCGGACAGCCGGGCGCACTGTCGGCGAGTGTCGCGCGGCACTACTTCAAAGTGCTGGCAATCAAGGATGAGTACGAAGTGGCGCGGCTGTTCACCGATGGCCGGTTCCTGCAAAACATTCAGGCCCAGTTCGAGGGTGACTACCGCCTGCGTTTTCACTTGGCACCACCGGTACTCAACCGTACAAACCCAGGCGCCGAAGCAAAAAAACGCAGCTACGGCCCGTGGATGCTGCAGGGCTTCAAGCTCCTGGCCAGCCTGAAGGGCTTGCGTAATACCTGGCTCGATCCGTTCGGGTACACCCACGAACGCAAAGTCGAACGCGCCTGGCTGGCCAACTATGAATCGATCCTGGATGAGTTGCTCGCGGGCCTGACGCCCGACAACCTGGCCCTGGCGCAGGACCTTGCCGACCTGCCGGACAGCGTGCGCGGTTATGGCCCAGTGAAAGAGCGCTACCTGACCCACGCCTATCAGCGCCAGGCACAGTTACTGGAGCAGTGGCGCCGGGGTCCGTCCGCGATGTTCCACGATGCCGCCCAAGGCACCGGCAAAATTGCCGTCACACACCTTTAG
- a CDS encoding SDR family NAD(P)-dependent oxidoreductase, translating into MSQLLQRLDGKVCVITGAGSGIGRASALRFAEEGARVVVTDLFLDSAQAVATEIGPRALALQVDVGDEDQLRQMIETTVHTFGRIDVLFNNAVYRNPETTRDIDFINFNTELFHNCMRVNVLGGVLACKYALPHMLAQGSGSILFTSSTSSIAGEISQFSYGASKAALNWYVQTIAATFGKRGVRCNGILPGVIRTPAMESWATEAMQAAFLDLQNVPQLGEPRDIAAMAAFLASDDAAYVNGTLMRVDGGMSCGTPMVPVVRNLLLPQASA; encoded by the coding sequence ATGAGCCAGCTTTTACAGCGCCTGGACGGCAAAGTGTGCGTGATTACCGGCGCGGGCAGCGGCATTGGCCGCGCCTCGGCCTTACGTTTTGCCGAGGAGGGCGCCAGGGTAGTGGTGACCGATCTGTTCCTCGACTCGGCCCAGGCCGTGGCCACCGAAATCGGCCCGCGTGCCCTGGCGCTGCAGGTCGATGTCGGCGACGAGGATCAGCTGCGGCAAATGATCGAGACCACGGTGCACACCTTCGGGCGTATCGATGTGCTCTTTAACAACGCGGTGTACCGCAACCCGGAGACTACGCGGGATATCGACTTCATCAACTTCAATACCGAGCTGTTTCACAACTGTATGCGTGTGAATGTGCTGGGTGGCGTGCTGGCGTGCAAATACGCGTTGCCGCACATGCTCGCCCAGGGCAGCGGGTCGATTCTGTTTACGTCCTCCACCAGTTCGATCGCCGGCGAAATCAGCCAGTTCAGCTACGGCGCGTCCAAGGCCGCGTTGAACTGGTACGTGCAAACCATCGCCGCGACGTTTGGCAAGCGCGGCGTCCGCTGCAACGGCATCCTGCCCGGCGTGATCCGTACGCCGGCCATGGAAAGCTGGGCCACCGAAGCGATGCAGGCAGCCTTCCTCGACCTGCAGAACGTGCCCCAGTTGGGCGAACCGCGCGACATTGCCGCGATGGCCGCGTTTTTGGCCAGTGACGATGCCGCCTATGTCAACGGCACCCTGATGCGCGTCGACGGCGGCATGAGCTGCGGTACGCCGATGGTGCCGGTGGTGCGTAATTTGCTGCTGCCCCAGGCCTCGGCCTGA
- a CDS encoding DUF1302 domain-containing protein, whose amino-acid sequence MSNPKLKPLRLALWFSLSTGAVSAGMAQAAEIDTGNPDLSARWDNTVRYNLGVRAESRDSALANNASYDESDAKFDRGDVVTNRVDLMSELEVAYKQYHGVRISGAAWYDQAYDNTDVKTTDGNVYYPGAVPGASTPSYRGGHYSGFTKRYHRGPSGELLDAFAFTRFDLGEIPVSVRAGRHTVYWGNGLLIAGHAISYSQAPLDGRKAVSNPGTETREIFLPLTQISTQAQITDRLSVAAQYFFEWDTTRAPEGGTYLASADVALQGPNQLPLLSGVTRPLVDPLKPKNSGNWGVMGTYSLDWLHSDVSLYYREFADYNPWGLQVAPTFARYVYPKDVKLYGLGFSAGPVLGGGSLGVDLSYRQNTSLVSSNISTVDNEGARGDTWHMVVNGLWLLPRTAYFDTGNLIVETAFSHVQRVTEHAELYKGEGYGGCPSGQDKHYGCATKNYVGMAVSFTPQWLGVFPGWNISAPMSVDYGVYGNAATGGGNEGKYTWKAGIKGTYDERYDVTLSYIGYGSERKYANVPGVGKTVVGGSGDVGLTDRNWVSLTLSTAF is encoded by the coding sequence ATGAGCAACCCAAAACTGAAGCCGCTGCGGCTGGCCCTCTGGTTCAGCCTGAGTACGGGCGCGGTGTCTGCGGGCATGGCGCAGGCCGCCGAGATCGACACCGGCAACCCGGATTTGTCTGCGCGCTGGGACAATACCGTGCGTTACAACCTGGGCGTGCGGGCCGAGTCGCGGGACTCTGCGCTGGCAAATAACGCGAGTTATGACGAGTCCGATGCCAAGTTCGATCGCGGCGACGTGGTGACCAACCGCGTCGACCTGATGAGCGAACTGGAGGTCGCCTACAAGCAGTATCACGGCGTACGCATCAGTGGTGCCGCGTGGTACGACCAGGCCTATGACAACACCGACGTCAAGACCACCGATGGCAATGTCTATTACCCTGGCGCCGTTCCCGGTGCCAGTACGCCCAGTTACCGGGGCGGGCATTATTCGGGCTTTACCAAGCGCTATCACCGCGGCCCCAGCGGCGAGTTGCTGGATGCCTTTGCGTTCACCCGTTTTGACCTGGGTGAAATTCCCGTCAGCGTGCGCGCCGGTCGCCACACGGTGTATTGGGGCAATGGTTTGTTGATTGCCGGGCATGCGATTTCCTATTCGCAAGCGCCGCTGGATGGGCGTAAGGCCGTGAGTAACCCGGGCACCGAAACGCGCGAGATCTTCCTGCCGCTGACGCAGATTTCCACCCAGGCGCAAATCACCGACAGGTTGTCGGTCGCCGCGCAATATTTCTTCGAGTGGGACACCACCCGGGCGCCGGAAGGCGGGACCTACCTGGCTTCGGCGGATGTGGCCTTGCAAGGGCCGAATCAGTTGCCGTTGCTCAGCGGGGTTACGCGTCCACTGGTGGACCCTCTCAAGCCTAAAAACTCCGGCAACTGGGGCGTGATGGGCACCTATAGCCTGGATTGGCTGCACTCGGATGTGAGCCTGTATTACCGCGAATTTGCCGACTACAACCCCTGGGGCCTGCAAGTGGCACCGACGTTTGCCCGCTACGTCTACCCCAAGGACGTCAAGCTCTACGGCCTGGGCTTTTCCGCCGGGCCTGTGTTGGGCGGCGGCTCCCTTGGCGTGGACCTGTCGTACCGACAGAACACCTCGCTGGTCTCCAGCAACATCAGCACCGTCGATAACGAAGGCGCCCGGGGCGACACCTGGCACATGGTGGTGAACGGCCTGTGGCTGCTGCCGCGCACGGCGTATTTCGACACCGGCAACCTGATCGTCGAAACCGCGTTCAGCCATGTGCAACGGGTGACCGAGCACGCGGAGTTGTACAAGGGCGAAGGTTACGGCGGTTGTCCGTCCGGGCAGGACAAACACTACGGCTGCGCGACCAAAAACTATGTCGGCATGGCGGTCAGTTTTACCCCGCAATGGCTGGGGGTGTTTCCCGGCTGGAATATCTCGGCACCGATGAGTGTGGACTACGGCGTGTATGGCAATGCCGCCACCGGCGGTGGCAACGAAGGCAAATACACCTGGAAGGCCGGGATCAAGGGCACCTACGACGAGCGCTATGACGTGACCTTGTCGTACATCGGTTATGGCAGCGAGCGCAAATACGCGAACGTCCCCGGCGTGGGTAAAACCGTGGTGGGCGGCAGCGGCGATGTGGGGCTCACGGACCGTAATTGGGTGTCGCTGACGCTCAGCACGGCCTTTTGA
- a CDS encoding acetyl-CoA C-acetyltransferase has translation MQDVVIVAATRTAIGTFQGALANTPAVELGSIVIRALLKTSGIDAALVDEVILGQVLTAGCGQNPARQAALNAGLPFGVAAMTVNKLCGSGLKTVSLAVQAIRCGDADVVIAGGMENMSLAPYTLAKARTGLRLGHAQLADSLLQDGLLDAFNDYHMGITAENLVDRFQLTREQQDSYALRSQQRASAALEAGYFTEQITPVAVPQRKGEPLLFAKDEQPREHTTADSLAKLKPAFKADGSVTAGNASAINDGAAAVLLMSASKAQALGVPVLATIKAYASSGVDPAIMGIGPVSATEKCLAKAGWQLADLDLIEANEAFAAQSLAVGKALGWDSDKVNVNGGAIALGHPIGASGCRVLVTLLHEMRRRDVKKGLATLCIGGGMGVALAVERP, from the coding sequence ATGCAAGATGTCGTCATAGTCGCGGCCACCCGCACCGCCATCGGGACCTTTCAAGGGGCACTGGCCAACACGCCTGCCGTGGAGCTGGGCAGCATTGTGATCCGGGCACTGCTGAAAACGTCCGGCATCGATGCCGCGCTGGTGGACGAGGTGATCCTCGGCCAGGTCCTCACCGCAGGCTGCGGCCAGAACCCGGCACGCCAGGCGGCGTTGAATGCCGGCCTGCCATTCGGCGTGGCGGCGATGACCGTCAACAAGCTCTGCGGCTCGGGCCTCAAGACCGTCAGCCTGGCCGTCCAGGCGATCCGCTGTGGCGACGCCGACGTGGTGATCGCCGGCGGTATGGAAAACATGAGCCTGGCGCCCTACACCCTGGCCAAGGCGCGCACCGGCCTGCGCCTGGGCCACGCGCAACTGGCCGACTCGCTGCTGCAGGATGGCCTGCTGGACGCGTTCAACGACTACCACATGGGCATCACCGCCGAGAACCTGGTCGACCGCTTCCAGCTGACTCGCGAGCAACAAGACAGTTACGCCCTGCGTTCGCAGCAACGCGCCAGCGCAGCCCTCGAGGCCGGGTATTTTACCGAGCAGATCACCCCGGTGGCCGTGCCCCAGCGCAAAGGCGAGCCGCTGCTGTTTGCGAAGGATGAACAACCCCGCGAGCACACCACGGCGGACAGCCTGGCCAAGCTCAAGCCGGCCTTCAAGGCGGATGGCAGCGTCACGGCAGGCAACGCCTCGGCGATCAACGATGGCGCGGCGGCGGTGCTGCTGATGAGCGCGAGCAAGGCCCAGGCCCTGGGTGTGCCGGTGCTGGCCACCATCAAGGCATATGCCAGCAGCGGTGTCGACCCGGCGATCATGGGGATCGGGCCGGTGTCGGCCACCGAAAAATGCCTGGCCAAGGCCGGTTGGCAGTTGGCTGACCTGGACCTGATCGAAGCCAATGAAGCCTTCGCCGCGCAGTCACTGGCCGTTGGCAAGGCGCTGGGTTGGGACAGCGACAAGGTGAATGTCAACGGCGGCGCCATTGCGCTAGGCCATCCCATCGGTGCTTCGGGTTGCCGGGTGCTGGTGACGCTGCTGCATGAAATGCGCCGGCGCGATGTGAAAAAAGGCCTGGCCACCTTGTGCATTGGTGGCGGCATGGGTGTGGCCCTTGCGGTAGAACGGCCATGA
- a CDS encoding nuclear transport factor 2 family protein, whose translation MALEQEHFILDMLAAWGDGSDGSRPDIERIMATFAEDAVWQLWVPGGPVIRGRAALHQEIERQMSYVTHNRCTTRHIVSSARVVMTERDDYCVNNGVPMPHSMVAVYELNEQGLICAWREYLDTADLAKKKGVPLAEVGGPNAGAASAN comes from the coding sequence ATGGCCCTCGAACAAGAACACTTCATTCTCGACATGCTGGCGGCCTGGGGCGATGGCTCCGACGGCAGCCGCCCGGATATCGAACGCATCATGGCCACCTTTGCCGAAGACGCCGTCTGGCAGTTGTGGGTGCCTGGCGGCCCGGTGATTCGCGGGCGAGCAGCGTTGCACCAGGAGATAGAACGGCAGATGAGTTACGTCACTCATAACCGCTGTACCACCCGGCACATCGTGTCTTCGGCGCGGGTAGTGATGACCGAGCGCGATGATTATTGCGTCAACAATGGCGTGCCGATGCCGCACTCGATGGTGGCGGTGTACGAACTGAATGAACAGGGCCTGATCTGTGCCTGGCGTGAGTACCTCGATACCGCCGACCTGGCGAAGAAAAAGGGTGTTCCGCTGGCAGAGGTGGGTGGCCCGAACGCCGGCGCTGCCAGTGCCAATTGA
- a CDS encoding phosphotransferase, with protein sequence MQTTESPTADAVEAKLRTFVEDLLGGKITAMQRLLRWRPAWNLELQRGDETLQLHIRGERGGDVSPFPELRREADILTQLKQQGVPVPHIYGLCEDPQAIVMELVPGSRDVTTAKDDAERHSVARQWVAAMARMHQLPLQPFVEQGIDLPRTAEDIALAGLYAYYPLYERNKTRAQPLAEFALGWLRRNVPQHRTRPGFVQYDSGQFLFENGQVHGLYDFEFAMIGDPLADLASARMRDNYEPLGDSFAALYRHYQTLTGEPADPDVVRFHTLLFATVSTLQFSASVATPQPGDPHDTYTEFDLALRRVVVHALAEAMGVPLHTPHLPIVDSGPNAQLLTMLTDALAQVEVTSDFQQTKLRAVGKLVEYLGRGDAMELKLRELEQQEAQTLLDRTFADYSEIEVALETFVKSAGPEYDEPLLRLFMAQVERRVLVYGSTAIGASASHIDLPPVS encoded by the coding sequence ATGCAAACAACCGAGAGCCCGACCGCTGACGCCGTCGAAGCAAAGCTGCGCACCTTCGTCGAAGACTTGCTGGGCGGCAAGATCACGGCCATGCAGCGCCTGTTGCGCTGGCGCCCGGCCTGGAACCTGGAACTGCAGCGCGGCGACGAAACCCTGCAGTTGCACATTCGGGGCGAGCGCGGCGGCGACGTCAGCCCGTTCCCTGAACTGCGGCGCGAGGCGGATATCCTCACCCAGCTCAAGCAGCAAGGCGTACCGGTGCCGCATATCTACGGGCTGTGCGAAGACCCTCAGGCGATCGTGATGGAGCTGGTGCCCGGCAGCCGTGACGTCACCACCGCCAAGGACGATGCCGAACGCCACAGCGTCGCTCGCCAGTGGGTCGCGGCCATGGCGCGCATGCACCAGCTACCGCTGCAGCCGTTTGTCGAACAGGGCATCGATTTGCCCCGCACGGCAGAGGACATTGCTCTGGCGGGGCTGTACGCCTACTACCCCTTGTATGAGCGCAACAAGACCCGCGCCCAGCCCCTGGCCGAGTTCGCCCTGGGCTGGCTGCGGCGCAATGTGCCGCAGCATCGCACCCGGCCCGGCTTCGTGCAGTACGACTCGGGGCAGTTTCTGTTCGAGAACGGCCAAGTGCATGGCCTGTACGACTTTGAGTTCGCAATGATCGGCGATCCGTTGGCCGACCTGGCCTCGGCACGCATGCGTGACAATTACGAACCCTTGGGCGACAGCTTTGCCGCGCTGTATCGCCATTACCAAACGCTGACCGGTGAGCCGGCCGACCCCGATGTGGTGCGCTTCCACACCTTGCTGTTCGCCACGGTCAGCACTTTGCAGTTCTCCGCCTCGGTGGCCACGCCACAACCGGGCGACCCGCATGACACCTACACCGAATTCGATCTGGCGCTGCGCCGGGTGGTGGTGCATGCGCTGGCCGAAGCCATGGGCGTGCCCTTGCACACGCCGCACCTGCCGATTGTCGACAGCGGTCCGAATGCCCAGTTGCTGACCATGCTGACGGACGCGCTGGCGCAAGTGGAGGTCACCAGCGACTTCCAGCAAACCAAACTGCGTGCGGTGGGCAAATTGGTGGAGTACCTAGGGCGCGGTGACGCCATGGAGCTGAAGCTGCGCGAGCTGGAACAACAAGAAGCGCAAACCTTGCTGGACCGTACCTTCGCCGACTACAGCGAAATCGAGGTGGCCCTGGAAACCTTCGTTAAAAGCGCCGGGCCCGAATATGACGAGCCGCTGCTGCGCTTGTTCATGGCCCAGGTCGAACGTCGGGTGTTGGTGTATGGCAGCACAGCGATTGGCGCCTCTGCCAGCCACATCGACCTGCCACCTGTGAGCTGA
- a CDS encoding DUF1329 domain-containing protein codes for MAGFSKVLTGVSAGLVALVFTASATADDAYTAADLGGKLTPFGAIVAGNAAGTIPAYDGGLKVPAGLVPGDGNWPNPFAGEKPRLRITAANVDQYKDQLAAGQVQLLKQNPTTYYLEVYPTHRTATFPANFLAASQRNASRQDCRTENDGLSISEGCRGGLPFPLPKDGHEVMWNYILNYQGVNGWDWNHSAYVVNQGHPTLTNTNRSTGEKPFYQLDVPGRDPKIGQRIWSFIVAPARTAGQASGYWDYLDPVANARYAWSYSTGQRRVRKAPEFNYDTPNSAFGGVAFYDEIFLFSGKMDRFDWKLVGKQEMFIPYSNYTLKWGCDMQKKLMPKHINPDCERWELHRVWVVEATRKDGVRHAHKKRRYYIDEDTFGAAVYDAWDDSGALFRTGSQFNIEAYGIPNNPQQDSYALYDFTRDQYGMFGNGPTRYRAAPVSEREANPQTIAGGQTR; via the coding sequence ATGGCTGGTTTTTCGAAGGTTCTCACTGGTGTGAGTGCCGGTTTGGTGGCTTTGGTGTTCACGGCTTCCGCGACGGCGGATGATGCCTATACGGCAGCTGACCTTGGCGGCAAGCTCACGCCATTCGGCGCTATTGTGGCGGGGAATGCGGCTGGGACTATTCCGGCGTATGACGGCGGTTTGAAGGTCCCTGCGGGGTTGGTGCCGGGTGACGGTAACTGGCCCAATCCGTTTGCCGGGGAGAAGCCGCGCTTGCGCATTACTGCCGCCAACGTTGATCAGTACAAGGACCAGTTGGCCGCCGGGCAGGTGCAATTGCTCAAGCAAAACCCGACGACCTACTACCTTGAGGTTTACCCCACCCACCGCACGGCGACGTTTCCGGCCAACTTTCTGGCCGCCAGCCAGCGCAACGCCAGTCGGCAGGATTGCAGGACCGAAAACGACGGTTTGTCGATCAGCGAGGGCTGTCGCGGTGGCTTGCCGTTTCCGTTGCCCAAGGACGGGCACGAGGTCATGTGGAACTACATCCTCAACTATCAGGGCGTCAACGGTTGGGACTGGAACCACAGCGCCTATGTGGTCAACCAGGGGCACCCGACGCTGACCAACACCAACCGCTCCACCGGTGAGAAACCCTTCTATCAATTGGACGTGCCGGGGCGTGACCCGAAGATCGGCCAGCGTATCTGGTCGTTTATCGTCGCACCGGCGCGGACGGCGGGGCAGGCATCGGGCTATTGGGACTACCTGGATCCGGTCGCCAATGCGCGTTATGCCTGGAGCTACAGCACCGGCCAGCGTCGCGTGCGCAAGGCTCCGGAATTCAACTACGACACGCCCAACTCGGCGTTTGGTGGCGTGGCGTTCTATGACGAAATCTTCCTGTTCTCCGGGAAAATGGATCGCTTTGACTGGAAGCTGGTGGGCAAGCAGGAGATGTTCATTCCCTACAGCAATTACACGCTGAAATGGGGCTGCGACATGCAGAAGAAGCTGATGCCCAAGCACATCAACCCCGACTGCGAGCGTTGGGAGCTGCACCGCGTGTGGGTCGTCGAGGCGACTCGCAAGGACGGTGTACGTCACGCCCACAAGAAGCGCCGCTATTACATCGACGAGGATACGTTCGGCGCGGCGGTGTATGACGCCTGGGATGACAGTGGCGCGCTGTTCCGTACCGGCTCGCAGTTCAACATCGAGGCCTACGGCATACCCAATAACCCGCAGCAGGACTCCTACGCGTTGTACGACTTCACGCGTGACCAGTACGGCATGTTTGGCAATGGCCCGACACGCTATCGCGCAGCGCCGGTATCCGAGCGCGAGGCTAACCCGCAGACGATTGCCGGTGGCCAGACGCGCTGA